The Chionomys nivalis chromosome 4, mChiNiv1.1, whole genome shotgun sequence genome contains the following window.
TCAGTTTTCCAGGCAGTCTGTAGCTTCCCCAGCTCACTGGAACAACCTCACTGGACTCTCTGCCCTTTTTGTCACCTAGGAGACTGGTTCCTCTCAAGGTCAAATGAGCAGGTGAGAAGTGGCCTCTCCAAAGCCACTTTCACTATCCATAACCTTTCTCCTTCCATGTGGAGAGGCCCTGTTATAGCTAAACTTCTGTCTAAGATCCAGGCTTAGAAACTCCCAGAACAGCTAGTGAAGGCTCCTTGCCCTCCAGGAAGGTCACTATGCCCTGTTTTTGGCTGCAGAGGGTCATCTGCAGAGGTGTGCAGCCAACTCCATCCTTGATGTCCAGTTGGGTACCGGCTTTGACCAGAAATTGAAGGATGGCTATGTTGTTCTTGAGAGCAGCCAGGTGGGCAGTTGTCCAATCCACCTTATTGCAAGTGTGGACATCAGCACCATGTTCCAGAAGGTGTATGGTGCCCAGGAAGGCCCCCTTCTGCCCTGCCATGTGGAGAGGAGTCCAGCCAGACTGATCAGCAGCATTGGGGTTGGCCCCACCCTGAAGCAGCGACACCACACCACCTCCTCCCCATGGAAGGCAGTCATGTGCAGGGGAATCCTGTGCATACTTCCAAGAGCATCTAGGTCTGCATGGCTCTTGACAAGCAGATCTCCATGTGACCCTTGTAAGTTGCTAGGCTTACGGGTGTCCCTTCCTGTTGTGTGGGTAGCTCCAGACTGGCCCATATCTGAGAAGCATCTTGAAGATAAGTTGCTTACCCTTGGCTACAGTCATGTGCAATGAGCTGTAACCACCATAGTCAAGGGCATCAGGGAATTCCCCACCTTTTAGCAGGTGTTAGATGGCTTTCACTTTCCCCCTCACCACTGCCAAGTGCAGGGGTGTCCTCAGGTTTCTCTGCTGAGCATCCAGCTCAGCCCCATGTCTTATCAGCAGCTTGACCAGATCAATATAGCCAAAGCAGGCAGCCACATGGAGGGCCGTCTTACCCTCAGCCTCCTTTGGGTTGAAACCTGCCTGTCAGGAGACCAGAAGCTGTGCCACATTCTCAAAGTTATTCTGTGCAGCGAGGTGGATTGGGGTCCAGCTCTTATACTCCTGGGCATCCACCAGAGCCCAATGGTTCAGGAGCAGATGAATAATATGGTTATCCCTATTTTGGGCTTCAAAATGCAGTGGGGCCCAGCCATCCTCATCTATCAAGTTGGCACTAGCACTGTGTGCCAGGCGCAGGGCACCGAGGTCAGGCTGCTGGTCGTGAGTGGCAATGAGGGGTGGTGTATAGCC
Protein-coding sequences here:
- the Ankk1 gene encoding LOW QUALITY PROTEIN: ankyrin repeat and protein kinase domain-containing protein 1 (The sequence of the model RefSeq protein was modified relative to this genomic sequence to represent the inferred CDS: inserted 5 bases in 4 codons; deleted 2 bases in 1 codon; substituted 3 bases at 3 genomic stop codons), which codes for MTREIETSEMSCLFEEAVKMETIKFQHFVSIYGVCKQPLGIVIEFMALEKTLPTHNLSGLFCIIHKTSLAMKFLHSFKPSLLHLDLKPNNILLDSNMHVKISDFGLTKXMEQSIHIQHTEKSALRGTLSYIPLEKFLENSKAPGPEYDIHSLGLSFWEILMQNKPYTGLNVMSIIIWVAAGMRAPHPLQPVSAEWPEEAHQMVDLMKRCWDQDPKKRPCXLNVTLETDMVLSLLQSSMSWDPECEALVQKVFCKPSLSQPHKVRREVSQELTHSGSGESLKWILQLSDGKSLAPSDEELHVYEHKMPPLYFLVAQGSLEQMKLLLSHKVDVDCQTASGYTPPLIATHDQQPDLGALRLAHSASANLIDEDGWAPLHFEAQNRDNHIIHLLLNHWALVDAQEYKSWTPIHLAAQNNFENVAQLLVSXQAGFNPKEAEGKTALHVAACFGYIDLVKLLIRHGAELDAQQRNLRTPLHLAVVRGKVKAIXHLLKGGEFPDALDYGGYSSLHMTVAKGKQLIFKMLLRYGXSLELPTQQEGTPVSLATYKGHMEIXLVKSHADLDALGSMHRIPLHMTAFHGEEVVXVSLLQGGANPNAADQSGWTPLHMAGQKGAFLGTIHLLEHGADVHTCNKVDWTTAHLAALKNNIAILQFLVKAGTQLDIKDGVGCTPLQMTLCSQKQGIVTFLEGKEPSLAVLGVSKPGS